The following nucleotide sequence is from Candidatus Palauibacter australiensis.
GGACAGCGACCCCAGCGGCGAATAGCGAGAGAAGGACGACATGCGAGCGGCATGGTACACGAAACTGGGGTCGGCAGGCGACGTTCTGGAGGTAGGGGAGCGGGAGACGCCGGTGCCCGGCCCCGGCGAAGTTCGGGTCCGCGTACGCACCTCCGGAATCAACCCCGTCGACGTAAAGCGGCGAGCCGGCGGCCGCGGCGCGCTCGACTCCACGCTCGTGGTGCCGCACTTCGACGGCGCCGGGGTCATCGACCAGGTGGGAGACGGCGTCGATGCCGG
It contains:
- a CDS encoding NADPH:quinone reductase, with amino-acid sequence MRAAWYTKLGSAGDVLEVGERETPVPGPGEVRVRVRTSGINPVDVKRRAGGRGALDSTLVVPHFDGAGVIDQVGDGVDAG